A portion of the Celeribacter baekdonensis genome contains these proteins:
- a CDS encoding D-alanyl-D-alanine carboxypeptidase: MFQTVAAQLGLRLPQAQLANTVPEAAEIARLESAPMSLIVKDMLKYSTNLTAEVLGLLTTQARGVNPVSLHASAQAMTDWARERFGLRHMSFVDHSGLGGASKISVSDMVHMLTTPGVEATLAPLLKPIPMKDAKGEVIKNAPASVVAKTGTLDFVSTLAGYLEAPGGTRMAFAIFAADVPKREAAKLSGEEVPQGARSFNAGAKKLQQSLIARWATAYQS, from the coding sequence GTGTTTCAAACGGTTGCCGCGCAGCTTGGCCTGCGATTGCCACAGGCGCAGCTGGCAAATACTGTCCCCGAAGCGGCTGAGATTGCCCGCCTTGAGAGTGCGCCTATGAGTTTGATTGTAAAGGATATGTTGAAATATTCGACCAATTTGACAGCGGAGGTTTTGGGGCTTTTGACCACACAGGCACGCGGGGTGAACCCCGTGTCATTGCACGCCTCGGCGCAGGCGATGACCGACTGGGCACGGGAACGATTTGGCTTGCGGCATATGTCTTTTGTCGATCACTCTGGTCTTGGCGGAGCCTCAAAAATATCCGTGTCTGATATGGTGCATATGCTAACGACGCCGGGGGTTGAGGCAACGCTTGCACCACTTTTGAAGCCGATCCCGATGAAGGATGCAAAGGGCGAGGTGATCAAAAATGCGCCGGCATCGGTGGTGGCCAAAACCGGGACGCTGGATTTTGTGTCGACATTGGCCGGATATCTTGAGGCGCCGGGGGGCACACGGATGGCCTTTGCCATTTTTGCCGCAGACGTGCCAAAGCGTGAGGCGGCGAAACTGTCGGGTGAGGAAGTGCCTCAGGGGGCGAGGAGCTTCAATGCGGGGGCAAAGAAACTACAACAGTCGCTGATTGCACGCTGGGCAACCGCGTATCAGAGTTAA
- a CDS encoding tellurite resistance TerB family protein, which produces MTDMPHSLTPQDCLVAVMIAQSMSDENIRTAELVTIENIVNHLPIFADYDPDRIKVVSSTVFDLFSEEDGLDALFGLIRDNLPGYLFETAYALACDVAAADGHTYEAELRLLEEIRYELTIDRLHAAAIERGARARYAVVHEAENP; this is translated from the coding sequence ATGACCGATATGCCCCATTCCCTCACGCCACAAGACTGCCTCGTCGCTGTCATGATTGCGCAATCCATGTCTGACGAAAACATCCGCACGGCGGAATTGGTCACGATCGAGAACATCGTCAACCACCTGCCGATCTTTGCCGATTATGATCCAGACCGGATCAAAGTGGTCTCCTCGACCGTCTTTGATCTCTTCTCCGAAGAAGACGGCCTTGACGCGCTCTTCGGCCTGATCCGCGACAATCTTCCGGGCTATCTGTTTGAAACCGCTTATGCTTTGGCCTGTGATGTGGCTGCTGCGGACGGGCACACCTATGAGGCTGAGTTGCGCCTTTTGGAAGAAATCCGCTACGAACTCACCATCGACCGTCTGCATGCCGCCGCCATCGAACGTGGTGCTCGGGCGCGTTATGCTGTCGTGCATGAGGCGGAAAACCCCTAA
- a CDS encoding lysine--tRNA ligase — translation MTDLRDAGMSSKAWPFEEARKVLKRYEQSKDKKGFVLFETGYGPSGLPHIGTFGEVLRTTMIRRAFEVISDVPTRLICFSDDMDGMRKVPGNVPNQEMLKENAQRPLTSVPDPFGEFESFGHHNNAMLRRFLDTFGFEYEFYSATEFYASGQFDEVLKRAVDKYDEVMAVMLKSLRDERAASYSIFLPIHPETGRVLYVPMKSVNRDEYTITFDDEEGREWTLPVTGGTVKLQWKPDFGARWAALGVDFEMYGKDHSTNTPIYDRICEILGGKKPEHFTYELFLDSSGQKISKSSGNGLTIDEWLSYASTESLSYFMYQKPKTAKRMHFDVIPRAMDEYHQQLRAYAKQDVTQRANNPVFHIHGADVPASDMVVPFTMLLNLASVAGAEDKDQLWGYIKRYAPEATAETHPQLDAAAGYAVRYYNDFVKPEKTFRAPTEQERAAMTDLMAAFGSAEAALAEIAKKNAADGVEDALPVADFTDGDFLQSVVFAVGKNHEFDNLRNWFKALYEVLLGQSEGPRFGSFAALYGVNETIDLIAKGLAGELA, via the coding sequence ATGACTGACCTGCGTGACGCTGGTATGAGTTCGAAAGCCTGGCCCTTTGAAGAGGCGCGCAAGGTACTCAAGCGCTATGAGCAGTCCAAGGACAAGAAGGGCTTTGTGTTGTTTGAGACCGGCTACGGCCCGTCTGGCCTACCGCATATCGGTACTTTTGGTGAGGTCTTGCGCACCACGATGATCCGCCGCGCCTTTGAGGTGATTTCTGACGTTCCGACCCGGTTGATTTGTTTTTCGGACGATATGGACGGGATGCGCAAAGTGCCGGGCAATGTGCCAAACCAAGAGATGCTGAAAGAGAACGCGCAGCGGCCGTTGACCTCGGTGCCGGACCCGTTTGGCGAGTTTGAGAGCTTTGGCCACCACAACAACGCGATGTTGCGGCGGTTTCTGGACACGTTTGGCTTTGAGTATGAGTTTTATTCGGCCACGGAGTTCTATGCCTCCGGTCAATTTGACGAGGTGCTCAAGCGCGCTGTCGACAAATATGATGAGGTGATGGCGGTGATGTTGAAATCGCTGCGGGATGAGCGTGCGGCGAGCTATTCGATTTTCTTGCCCATCCACCCGGAGACCGGGCGGGTGCTTTATGTGCCGATGAAATCGGTCAACCGCGATGAGTACACCATCACCTTTGACGACGAAGAGGGGCGCGAGTGGACCTTGCCGGTCACGGGCGGCACCGTGAAATTACAGTGGAAACCGGACTTTGGTGCGCGCTGGGCAGCGCTCGGCGTGGACTTTGAAATGTATGGCAAAGATCACAGCACCAACACGCCGATTTATGACCGGATTTGTGAGATTTTGGGCGGCAAAAAGCCGGAGCACTTTACGTATGAATTGTTCTTGGACTCGAGCGGTCAGAAAATTTCGAAATCGTCGGGCAATGGTCTGACGATTGATGAATGGCTGAGCTATGCGTCGACCGAAAGCCTGTCCTATTTCATGTATCAAAAACCCAAAACCGCGAAACGGATGCATTTTGATGTGATCCCTCGGGCGATGGATGAGTATCACCAACAGCTCCGCGCCTATGCCAAACAGGACGTCACCCAACGCGCCAACAACCCGGTGTTTCACATCCATGGGGCGGATGTGCCGGCCTCCGATATGGTCGTGCCGTTTACCATGTTGCTCAACCTCGCTTCTGTGGCGGGGGCTGAGGACAAGGATCAGCTGTGGGGCTATATCAAACGCTATGCACCAGAGGCGACGGCTGAAACCCACCCGCAATTGGATGCGGCGGCGGGGTATGCGGTGCGCTACTACAATGACTTTGTGAAGCCCGAAAAGACCTTCCGTGCACCAACTGAGCAAGAGCGGGCGGCGATGACAGATTTGATGGCGGCCTTTGGTTCGGCCGAGGCGGCATTGGCCGAGATCGCCAAGAAAAACGCGGCGGATGGCGTGGAGGATGCTCTGCCTGTGGCGGATTTCACCGACGGGGATTTCTTGCAATCGGTGGTGTTTGCGGTCGGTAAGAACCACGAGTTTGACAACCTGCGCAATTGGTTCAAGGCGCTTTATGAGGTGCTTTTGGGTCAATCCGAAGGCCCGCGCTTTGGCTCTTTTGCGGCTCTTTACGGCGTCAATGAAACCATTGACCTGATCGCAAAAGGCTTGGCGGGCGAGCTGGCCTAA
- a CDS encoding DUF4864 domain-containing protein — translation MFKALITATVLSLAPLVAVADEMTDVISDQLQAFQKRDVGTAWGYASPMIQGQFFDPRSFAHIVEQGYGPIWNNATARFGMSMAQDGRVLQTVIVTDQAGQTQVYEYDMIETDAGWKVNGVRPIEMPDVAV, via the coding sequence ATGTTTAAAGCACTGATCACCGCAACAGTTCTGAGCCTTGCCCCGCTTGTGGCTGTGGCCGATGAGATGACGGATGTGATTTCTGATCAGCTACAGGCGTTTCAAAAGCGTGATGTAGGGACGGCGTGGGGCTACGCCAGTCCAATGATCCAAGGCCAGTTTTTTGACCCGCGCAGTTTTGCTCATATCGTTGAACAGGGGTATGGCCCGATTTGGAACAATGCCACCGCGAGGTTTGGCATGAGCATGGCGCAAGACGGGCGAGTGCTTCAGACGGTGATTGTCACCGATCAGGCGGGTCAAACGCAGGTCTATGAATACGACATGATTGAAACGGACGCCGGTTGGAAGGTCAACGGCGTGCGTCCGATTGAAATGCCGGATGTTGCCGTGTGA
- a CDS encoding glycosyl hydrolase family 28-related protein has protein sequence MNKAITDGLALMPPAFANGLSVWSSENGTPGSATYDGAANAALVAADADFGGCLEIVKNTTTTKLRYMGETPLLPGMYLQITAKVKAISGNLPSVRIAGWAGNSSFAHVAGVTEIGTEVPLTAYGEVVEVTAIVGSGARGGVDMPWGLDAVYGHFGLDLTGANGGTVRIEDIVIEDVTSYFLGDSSGRIDIRDFGAVGDGVTDCKAAFDAADVAADGRQILVPEGVYYISDTVSMINEVVFDGTVTMPDAARLTLRHGFHLNTYIDAFGDEVLGFKKAIQALFYYSDHDSLDMCGRRVELDQPIDVAYVSGATKLEVRRVIRNGQINVQASSNWDVEVMTSSGSYNAASPRQMTNVTNIANVQVGSLVTGTGVGREVYVEAVNVGAQTLSLSQPLYAPNATQTYTFTRFKYVLDFSGLSKLSQFQLSDVEFLCNGRASAVMLAPSGSNFQLRDCHIKSPLNRGVTSIGGGCQDLHIDRCSFVSNEQSVRAEDRQSIAFNVNANDSKIRENRFQRFGHTGIVYGNGHMFIGNHWFQGDDDTDSPRMAGLVFTYPNVKSIITGNYLDNSFIEMTNEHDPRPEFNSEFSFGGLTITGNIFTVNDSASWFAWIVVKPYGPGHFIQGLSVQNNTFKAMNGYIDRVDKVDTTFADLEYNSMRNITFEGNTFNGVSQNTINPASLEFTQATAATNWVLDPSAYLPFNGWARVVESLVFRNAVTDASGTTVFHTPYATVNYGSSSNQIRLTFPEATKGTVNMIVRMDRPI, from the coding sequence ATGAACAAGGCCATTACTGACGGGCTGGCGCTGATGCCGCCAGCTTTTGCGAACGGTTTAAGCGTTTGGTCCAGCGAGAACGGCACGCCGGGCTCGGCGACCTATGATGGGGCCGCAAACGCGGCGCTGGTCGCAGCGGACGCGGATTTCGGCGGCTGTCTGGAAATCGTCAAAAACACCACGACAACGAAGTTGCGCTACATGGGCGAAACCCCGCTTTTGCCGGGGATGTATCTTCAGATCACCGCAAAAGTGAAAGCGATTTCTGGAAATTTACCCTCGGTGCGGATTGCGGGCTGGGCGGGGAACAGCAGCTTTGCCCATGTGGCAGGGGTGACGGAAATTGGCACCGAGGTGCCGCTGACCGCCTATGGCGAAGTGGTCGAAGTGACCGCGATTGTTGGTTCGGGCGCACGCGGTGGCGTGGACATGCCTTGGGGGCTTGATGCGGTTTACGGTCACTTTGGTTTGGATCTGACGGGCGCCAATGGCGGCACGGTTCGGATTGAGGACATCGTGATCGAGGATGTCACCTCCTATTTCCTCGGCGACAGCTCTGGGCGCATCGACATTCGTGATTTTGGTGCAGTGGGGGACGGTGTAACCGATTGCAAAGCTGCTTTTGATGCGGCGGATGTGGCGGCAGACGGACGTCAGATTCTTGTGCCGGAGGGAGTGTATTACATCTCCGATACGGTTTCGATGATCAATGAAGTTGTGTTTGATGGCACGGTCACGATGCCAGATGCGGCGCGTCTCACCCTGCGTCATGGGTTTCACCTCAACACCTATATTGATGCGTTTGGCGATGAGGTTTTGGGATTTAAAAAGGCGATTCAGGCGCTGTTTTACTATTCCGATCATGACAGTCTTGATATGTGTGGTCGCCGCGTTGAATTGGATCAACCCATTGACGTCGCATATGTTTCTGGCGCGACGAAGTTGGAAGTACGACGTGTGATCCGCAATGGCCAGATCAATGTCCAAGCCTCAAGCAATTGGGATGTGGAGGTGATGACATCCTCCGGCAGCTACAATGCGGCCTCTCCGCGGCAAATGACGAATGTGACCAATATCGCCAATGTTCAGGTCGGCAGCCTTGTGACGGGGACGGGTGTGGGGCGCGAGGTCTATGTTGAAGCGGTCAATGTTGGAGCGCAAACGTTGAGCCTGAGCCAGCCACTCTACGCGCCGAATGCCACCCAAACCTACACGTTCACGCGGTTTAAATATGTGTTGGATTTTTCGGGCCTGTCGAAACTGTCCCAGTTTCAGCTTTCCGATGTGGAATTTCTGTGCAACGGTCGTGCATCGGCGGTGATGCTTGCTCCTTCTGGCAGCAATTTCCAACTGCGTGATTGTCATATCAAATCGCCGTTGAACCGAGGCGTGACCTCCATTGGCGGCGGCTGTCAGGATCTTCACATTGACCGTTGTTCTTTCGTGTCCAACGAGCAAAGCGTTCGGGCAGAGGACCGTCAGTCGATTGCGTTTAACGTCAATGCCAATGACTCCAAAATTCGTGAAAACCGCTTTCAACGCTTTGGTCACACGGGCATCGTGTATGGCAACGGTCATATGTTTATTGGCAACCACTGGTTTCAAGGCGATGATGACACAGACAGTCCGCGCATGGCTGGATTGGTTTTTACCTATCCGAATGTGAAATCCATCATCACCGGGAATTACCTTGATAATTCGTTCATCGAAATGACGAATGAACATGATCCACGCCCGGAGTTTAATTCCGAGTTCTCCTTTGGCGGGTTAACGATCACGGGCAATATTTTCACCGTCAATGACAGTGCAAGTTGGTTCGCATGGATTGTGGTTAAGCCCTATGGTCCGGGCCATTTCATCCAAGGCCTATCGGTTCAGAACAACACCTTTAAGGCGATGAATGGCTACATTGATCGGGTCGATAAGGTCGATACGACCTTTGCTGATCTGGAATATAACTCGATGCGCAATATCACCTTTGAGGGCAATACGTTCAATGGGGTGAGCCAGAACACCATCAACCCTGCGTCGCTTGAATTCACCCAAGCCACGGCGGCGACCAACTGGGTGTTGGACCCGTCAGCCTATTTGCCATTCAATGGCTGGGCGCGGGTGGTTGAAAGTCTTGTGTTCCGCAATGCAGTGACCGATGCGTCGGGGACGACAGTGTTCCATACCCCCTATGCGACGGTCAACTACGGCTCTTCGTCCAATCAGATCCGTTTGACTTTTCCGGAGGCGACGAAGGGCACAGTGAACATGATCGTGCGCATGGATCGCCCAATTTAG
- a CDS encoding pyridoxamine 5'-phosphate oxidase family protein, which yields MTQETTSPIRNTDDTARALAQDVITASRLAALAVLDPTTGAPHVTRIAFGLAQDGTWMTLISDLSAHTQALRTDTRAGLLLGEAPGKGDPLAFPRLSARVDTDFVTRDDPRHGALRTAWLSHHPKSALYVDFADFSFVTFTPLTADLNGGFGKAYKLTAADLIPTQS from the coding sequence ATGACACAAGAAACCACCTCACCCATTCGGAACACCGATGACACAGCGCGCGCCTTGGCGCAGGACGTGATTACCGCGTCGCGGCTTGCTGCCCTGGCTGTGCTTGACCCAACCACCGGGGCACCGCATGTCACACGCATCGCCTTTGGCTTGGCGCAGGATGGCACTTGGATGACGTTGATCTCGGATCTGTCGGCCCACACCCAAGCGCTCAGGACCGATACCCGTGCCGGGCTTTTGCTGGGTGAAGCGCCGGGCAAAGGTGACCCTTTGGCCTTTCCGCGCCTCTCCGCCCGTGTGGACACAGATTTTGTGACCCGCGATGATCCCCGCCACGGCGCTCTGCGCACCGCATGGTTGAGCCATCACCCGAAATCAGCACTCTACGTCGATTTTGCCGATTTTTCCTTTGTCACTTTCACTCCGCTCACTGCCGATCTGAATGGCGGCTTTGGCAAAGCCTATAAATTGACCGCCGCCGATCTCATCCCGACGCAGTCATAA
- a CDS encoding response regulator transcription factor, with protein sequence MRVLLSETNWNSMTAAAGLADAGLLVTRVNDGRDMMDFAEFGEQSAIVLDLDMPDMDGCKLIEHVRQRNPLIPIYVLTETESWEMRKKAYAMGADDVIYGPVNAAALAAQIKAAVRRTAGYASKDLIIGPLTLDSHHGIATLNGRALHLTRKEYEILEMLSLHRERLVTREAFMNHLYAWDDEPDARIINVYLSRIRHQIELSGGNPEMVQTVWGLGYRIVSEPAAQQAA encoded by the coding sequence ATGCGTGTGCTTCTCTCTGAAACAAACTGGAATTCCATGACAGCCGCCGCGGGGCTCGCGGATGCGGGGCTTTTGGTGACGCGGGTCAATGACGGGCGCGACATGATGGATTTTGCCGAATTTGGCGAACAAAGCGCCATCGTGCTCGATCTTGACATGCCGGATATGGACGGGTGTAAATTGATTGAGCATGTGCGCCAGCGCAATCCTTTGATCCCGATCTATGTTTTGACCGAAACCGAGAGTTGGGAGATGCGCAAAAAGGCCTACGCGATGGGTGCGGATGATGTGATTTACGGTCCGGTAAATGCCGCAGCCCTTGCCGCACAAATCAAAGCCGCCGTGCGCCGGACGGCTGGCTATGCCAGCAAAGACCTGATCATTGGGCCTCTGACCCTCGACAGCCATCACGGCATCGCAACTCTGAATGGTCGAGCGTTGCATCTGACGCGCAAAGAATATGAGATCCTTGAAATGCTGTCCCTGCATCGCGAACGGTTGGTGACGCGCGAGGCGTTTATGAACCACCTCTATGCGTGGGATGATGAACCCGACGCCCGGATCATCAACGTCTATCTCAGCCGTATCCGCCACCAGATCGAGCTGAGCGGCGGCAACCCGGAGATGGTGCAGACGGTTTGGGGGCTGGGATACCGGATCGTTTCTGAACCTGCCGCTCAACAGGCGGCCTAG
- a CDS encoding antibiotic biosynthesis monooxygenase family protein: MPTISKDNACQTVLTTFETTPGSAQDLMEALQSAYAEVISKQPGFISAALHINDAQTRIANYSQWTKREDYQAMLRTDEMRKRNRVINGMCKTFEPVMYEVEGIY, encoded by the coding sequence ATGCCAACGATTTCCAAAGACAATGCCTGCCAGACCGTCTTGACCACATTTGAAACCACGCCCGGTTCGGCACAGGACCTGATGGAGGCGCTTCAGTCCGCCTATGCGGAGGTGATTTCCAAACAGCCGGGATTCATTTCGGCGGCGCTTCATATCAATGACGCCCAAACCCGGATCGCCAATTATTCGCAATGGACCAAGCGCGAGGATTATCAGGCAATGTTGCGCACCGACGAGATGCGCAAACGCAACCGGGTGATCAATGGCATGTGCAAGACATTTGAACCCGTCATGTATGAAGTAGAAGGAATTTATTAA
- a CDS encoding rhodanese-like domain-containing protein, producing the protein MRLAILMTLMAGAAFADPVGITPDTMAVTVETPTGPMEISRIQDNANELSGTWAQTSRPCPNFCIQPMAPAPGVTTIGELELMAMLQDPNAMVLDSRVKPDFDGGAIPGAVHMPYTEAADRLGELGCEPDFEGFICDGDQVKTVALYCNGPWCGQSPTAARRMIEAGFPAEKIFYYRGGMQVWRMLGLTVTE; encoded by the coding sequence ATGCGTTTGGCAATACTCATGACTTTGATGGCCGGAGCGGCGTTCGCGGACCCGGTCGGGATCACCCCAGATACGATGGCGGTCACGGTCGAGACCCCCACCGGCCCAATGGAGATTTCGCGCATTCAGGACAATGCCAATGAACTCTCCGGCACATGGGCGCAGACCTCGCGGCCTTGCCCGAATTTCTGCATCCAACCGATGGCCCCCGCACCGGGCGTGACCACCATCGGCGAATTGGAACTTATGGCAATGTTGCAGGACCCGAATGCCATGGTGCTCGACAGCCGGGTCAAACCGGATTTCGACGGCGGCGCCATCCCGGGTGCTGTGCATATGCCCTACACGGAGGCGGCGGATCGGCTGGGTGAGCTGGGCTGTGAGCCGGATTTCGAAGGCTTCATTTGCGACGGCGACCAAGTCAAAACCGTCGCGCTCTATTGCAACGGCCCATGGTGCGGCCAATCCCCCACGGCTGCGCGCCGCATGATCGAAGCAGGCTTTCCGGCGGAGAAAATTTTCTACTACCGCGGCGGCATGCAGGTCTGGCGGATGCTGGGGCTGACGGTGACGGAGTAG
- the uvrB gene encoding excinuclease ABC subunit UvrB — translation MPMDTPILHSPHPDLKLRPKLEGGKRFVLHSEFEPSGDQPTAIKELSSGLEAGDRDQVLLGATGTGKTFTMAKVIEATQRPAIILAPNKTLAAQLYGEFKGFFPENAVEYFVSYYDYYQPEAYVARSDTFIEKESQINEQIDRMRHAATRALLERDDVIIVASVSCIYGLGSPELYMAMTMDLEVGKEYDQRQIMGDLVEQQYRRNDQAFERGSFRVRGDSLEIWPAHLDDRAWKLSFFGEELEAITEFDPLTGKKTDSFEQIRVYANSHYVTPKPTIKQAIQGIKKELRVRLDQFNNEGKLLEAQRLEQRTNFDLEMLEASGFCNGIENYSRYLTGRAPGEPPPTLFEFIPDNAIVFADESHVSVPQIGGMYRGDFRRKMTLAEHGFRLPSCMDNRPLKFEEWDAMRPQSVFVSATPKDWELEQSGGVFVEQIIRPTGLLDPVIEIRPVDTQVDDLMHEAKRQAAKGNRVLVTTLTKRMAEDLTEYLHDQGVRVRYMHSEIDTIERIEILRDLRLGAFDVLIGINLLREGLDIPECGLVAILDADKEGFLRSETSLIQTIGRAARNVEGRVILYADKITGSMERAMGETERRRDKQIAYNKAHGITPATVKKNVEDILAGLYKGDVDMNRVTATVDKAQAGQNLQAVLDGLKTDMRKAAENLEFEEAARLRDEIKRLETVDLVLHDDPMARQSAVDEAVVSAKAASGRSTAGRPGMRGGKAGRGKRR, via the coding sequence ATGCCGATGGACACGCCAATCCTGCACAGCCCGCACCCGGACTTAAAACTGCGCCCAAAATTGGAAGGCGGCAAACGGTTTGTGTTGCACAGCGAGTTCGAACCCTCGGGGGACCAACCGACAGCGATCAAAGAGCTCTCAAGCGGACTGGAGGCGGGCGACCGCGATCAGGTGCTTTTGGGCGCGACGGGCACGGGCAAGACCTTTACCATGGCGAAAGTGATCGAGGCGACGCAACGCCCGGCGATCATCTTGGCTCCAAATAAAACCCTCGCCGCCCAGCTTTACGGCGAATTCAAAGGCTTTTTCCCCGAAAACGCCGTCGAATATTTCGTCTCCTACTACGACTATTACCAACCCGAAGCCTATGTCGCGCGCTCCGACACGTTCATCGAGAAAGAAAGCCAGATCAACGAACAGATCGACCGCATGCGCCACGCCGCAACGCGCGCGCTTTTGGAGCGCGACGATGTGATCATCGTGGCCTCCGTGTCCTGCATTTACGGTCTCGGGTCGCCAGAGCTTTACATGGCAATGACGATGGATTTGGAGGTCGGCAAAGAATATGATCAGCGTCAGATCATGGGCGATTTGGTCGAACAACAATACCGCCGCAACGATCAGGCGTTTGAGCGCGGCTCGTTTCGTGTGCGCGGTGACAGTCTTGAGATTTGGCCCGCCCACTTGGACGATCGGGCGTGGAAACTGTCGTTTTTTGGCGAAGAATTGGAGGCGATCACCGAGTTTGATCCGCTCACTGGCAAGAAAACCGATAGCTTTGAGCAGATCCGCGTCTACGCCAATTCGCATTATGTGACGCCGAAACCGACGATCAAACAGGCGATCCAAGGCATCAAAAAAGAGCTGCGGGTCCGGCTCGACCAGTTCAACAATGAGGGCAAACTCTTGGAGGCGCAGCGGTTGGAGCAGCGCACCAATTTCGACCTTGAGATGTTGGAAGCCTCGGGGTTTTGCAACGGGATCGAGAACTATTCGCGCTATTTGACGGGCCGCGCGCCGGGCGAGCCGCCCCCCACCCTGTTCGAATTTATCCCCGACAACGCCATCGTGTTTGCTGATGAGTCCCACGTCTCCGTGCCGCAAATCGGCGGTATGTATCGCGGTGACTTTCGGCGCAAAATGACGTTGGCCGAACATGGCTTTCGCCTGCCGTCCTGTATGGACAACCGGCCGCTGAAATTCGAGGAATGGGACGCGATGCGACCGCAATCTGTGTTTGTGTCCGCGACCCCGAAAGATTGGGAATTGGAGCAATCGGGCGGCGTATTTGTCGAACAAATCATTCGCCCCACCGGGCTTTTGGACCCGGTGATCGAGATCCGTCCGGTGGACACGCAGGTCGACGATTTGATGCATGAGGCCAAACGCCAAGCGGCCAAGGGCAACCGGGTTTTGGTCACAACGCTGACCAAACGCATGGCCGAGGACCTGACCGAGTATCTGCACGACCAGGGCGTTCGCGTGCGCTATATGCACTCGGAAATTGATACGATTGAACGGATCGAAATTCTGCGCGATCTGCGGCTTGGGGCATTTGACGTGCTGATCGGGATCAACCTGTTGCGCGAGGGCTTGGACATCCCGGAATGTGGGCTTGTGGCCATTTTGGACGCCGACAAAGAGGGCTTTTTGCGCTCGGAAACCTCCCTCATCCAAACCATCGGCCGCGCCGCGCGCAACGTTGAGGGGCGGGTGATCCTCTACGCTGATAAAATCACCGGCTCGATGGAACGCGCCATGGGGGAAACCGAACGGCGGCGCGACAAACAGATCGCTTATAACAAGGCCCACGGCATCACCCCCGCGACGGTCAAAAAGAACGTCGAGGATATTTTGGCCGGGCTGTACAAAGGCGATGTGGACATGAACCGCGTCACCGCGACGGTGGACAAAGCGCAGGCCGGACAGAATTTGCAGGCGGTGTTGGACGGGCTGAAAACCGACATGCGCAAGGCGGCGGAGAATTTGGAATTCGAAGAAGCGGCGCGTCTGCGCGACGAGATCAAGCGGCTGGAAACCGTCGATCTGGTGCTGCACGACGACCCGATGGCGCGGCAATCGGCGGTGGACGAGGCCGTCGTCAGCGCGAAGGCGGCGAGTGGTCGGAGTACGGCAGGGAGACCGGGAATGCGGGGTGGTAAAGCTGGACGGGGGAAGAGGCGGTGA
- a CDS encoding ETC complex I subunit: protein MRARIYQPARNAMQSGQGKTKHWLLDYAPAAARDIDPLMGWTSSSDTQTQVRMSFDSKEAAIAYADQHGLDYVVQEPKTRAPVVRPGGYGENFATNRREPWSH, encoded by the coding sequence ATGCGCGCTCGTATCTATCAGCCCGCCCGAAATGCGATGCAATCCGGGCAAGGTAAGACCAAACATTGGCTTCTCGATTACGCGCCCGCAGCCGCGCGCGACATCGACCCGTTGATGGGTTGGACCTCGTCAAGTGATACTCAGACCCAAGTGCGCATGAGCTTTGACAGCAAAGAGGCCGCCATCGCCTACGCAGATCAGCACGGTCTCGATTATGTCGTGCAAGAGCCCAAAACCCGCGCGCCTGTCGTGCGTCCCGGCGGTTACGGCGAAAACTTCGCAACCAACCGCCGCGAGCCTTGGTCGCACTGA